In the genome of Capra hircus breed San Clemente unplaced genomic scaffold, ASM170441v1, whole genome shotgun sequence, the window TATACATGAGCAGTCCCCAAACCTTCCAAATAATATCATTTTGTTTACTTAAATTCATTAGATGTGGTGTGAAGAACTGTAAGAATATGAGATTTTTGCACTCATTGCAAGCTAAGAAGATAGTCTTCTACAACTCCACAGATGATGAGGACTCTAGGTCAAAGACAAAGGATAGTTAATTTCTGGGCAATAGCCAGAGTATCAGAATTTCTGTTGACTCTCTGTCCCCACAGGGAAATGTACATGTGTTACAAGAGAGGGGCATAGGTGACGCAGGACAGGCCTAACTTTGGCCTTCAACTTGATTAAACTTCGGAGAGGCTTCTTCCTGACCCTAGACCCCTGATCTCCTTTTTCTTAGAGCATATGCTTTAGAAAATGTGCAATTAtaacattatttttctctttccaatatatacatattttaaaattcaggtcGGTTTTACAACCCAGaaatgtctttctcaaggacctgggAGTGTCCATGTGAAATATGATCATTAAGGAAGACATTGTTCTTAATATCCCATTTTGCATGGGATGAAAGGAATCCAACATTGGTGAGTACCTTGCTACAAGCACAAAATTGCATCCTGTAATAAAGCCATgagatgtttattttccttttgataaaATCAGATAGTAAACCCAGATGGTATAAGGTTCTCCAGTACTTTTCCATTACCTCATCACAGCCACTGAAAACCTTATCCCTGTTGGTTTGTGGCAgagttgccaaattcagacttggtATTTCTCCATTAGCAAAATAGtcttgaataaaattttccttGTCTGTTTAACACAATTTTTAACTTGACATAACTTTTGGCACATTTTTGACTTGACGTAAGGAATAAGGAAAATCACACTtgtctccagggcttccctggtgactcaatgttaaagattctgcctgcaatgcaggagctgcaagacaagacatgggttcaatccctgggttgggaagatcctctggaagagggcatggctacctattccaaaattcttgtctagagaatcccatggacagaggagcatggaaggctacagtccacaggattgcaaagattcagacaggactgaagtgacttagcaaggcaCACTTGactccaaagaaaaacaattgttCTTTCTTCTAGAAACACGAGTAAAAAGATGAGCTAAGTTTAAAAGTCATTCAGGAGGTCCACACATGAAGAGAATAACAGAAAATTAAACCTATAAAGCAGGAtagataaaaactttaaaaaatcactttagtGTCAGACTGCTGCACACAAATCTCACCCACATTTTATGAAAATTGATCAAGGTATTAAATGTAAAGTCTACTTCTGGAGTGTTCTATTTAATTGCTGCAACTTCTGGACATAGAGAATTTGATTTCCTAATGTCTACATACTCTGTAGTAGATGAGTATATCAATGAGTAGATGCAAGAATGCCAATTAATCTATCCTGtcattattttcaaattacaaaACATAAAATCTGTGCCAGAATGATATAAATAATTTCTCAAACACGTAAAAAGGAACATTGTAATGTTCAAATGTATAATGTAGAAAGATTAAATGGTAAATGAGTGAAATGATTTATATAGGGTTGGCCATGAGCAAAGACTCTCAACAAATTGTGTCTGTGAACAGATTTAGATATGCGGCTAACTCCTTAAAGTGTAAATAAGTCTTTCCCAACTCATATTCATGAGGCTAATTTCATGTTTGAATATTGCTTTCAAAAATACTGTCTGTTGCAATATGTGGACTAGAATGATTAACTGATTCACTATGGCCATAACACTGATCAGGTCAAGTATATGATTATTTTTACAGTCAGTAACATTCTAAACTCAATAAACCTCAAGGTAGCATcttattctaaaagaaaaatagacattgGTGTCACATAATTGACTTTATCTGGACTTGTCTATATTGCAATTGAGttacaaaagctgagagaagaaAATGTGCCAAATATTctcaaaaaacagaaatgatCAGTTAAAAAGATGTGGACATACATTCTTTGTCAGAAAGCTATATTTATTACAAAATctgaaatataataatatatcaatCATACAATTTTAGGGATCCTTTCTTCCCCAACACTTTTCTAATAGCAACTTGAACATCCTTATTCCTTAGACTGTATACCATGGGGTTTAATAATGGAGTGACAATAGTGTATGTCACTGTTACTAATCTGTCCTTGTTAGACACATAGTTTGCTGTTGGTCTCAAGTAGATATAGGAAGCACAACCATAGTGAATAATGACAACAGTGAGATGAGACGCACAGGTGGAAAAGGCCTTCCGTCTGCCTTCAGCAGAGGGAATCTTCAGGATAGTCCTCAGAATGTAGATATAAGAAACACAGATGAATAAAAATGGGACCACGAGTACAAGAACACCACAGATGAATATGACAAATTCATGAGCATCTGTGTTTGTGCAAGCCAGACGAATAACTGGTGAGATGTCACAGAAGTAATGGTTGACTTTGTTGGCGCTACAGAAAGGGAGGCTGAAAACTAAATATACTACTGTTAGTGAGGCCAAGAACCCACCAATCCCACAGAGGGCTCCCAATTTTCCGCACACCTGCCAACTCATAAGGATAGGGTAATGTAAAGGGTGACAGATGGCAGCATAACGATCATAGCCCATAACTCCCAATAGCAAGCAATTGGTAATAGCAAAACCGAGGAAGAAGAACATTTGGATGGCGCAACAGTTGAAGGAGATTGTCCTGGCCACAGAAAAGAGATTGATGAGCATCTTGGGTAGGATGACGAAGGTGTAGCAGGTCTCTGATGTAGAGAGAATGCCGAGGAAGAAGTACATTGGTGTGTGCAGGCTTTTGTCCAGGCGGATGACACTAACAATAGTGACATTGCCACTGAGAATGGCTAagtacagaaaaaggaaaaccgCAAAAAGAACAAGCTGAATGTCACCAAGACTTGAAAAACCCAGTAAAAGGAACTCGGTGACCATGGTGAGGTTTTCTGCCAAGACCTGAAAACAAAAGGGAAGTAAATGCATTCAGGTACATAAATATACAAATCTAGGGTATGCAGGCTTATATTCCTTTCTTGAGATGTTGGCAACGTCTTGCTTTTTCTAGTTCCTAGGAGCCTCTGGTTCATTATCCCCCTCTCCCTTCTTCAACCCCGGAAAATCATATCTCTTTTTCTGACTCTGATTCTGTCCTTCACTTTTAAGAACACTGTGTTTACATGGTCAAGTCCAAATAATATAAACTAATCTCTCTAGCTGAAGGTCACAGGGTTAGCAAACTTAATTTTATCTCTAGCCTAAATTCTCCCTTTTTCATGTAACCTAACTTATTTGCATGTTTCTGGGATTGATACATGGACATCTTTGAAAGGACATCATGCTGCCTCCTACAATTAGGAACACACCATgcaaaatgcaaaaatgaaacaaagaaaataaatcctttttAATGGCATAAAACAACTAGGATCAAATTTAGCAAAAGAGGAGCAACATCTATACACAGAAAACCATCAAACAttgctgagaaaaattaaagatccaaataaatgaaaagacaaccatttcatggattggaagattcaTTATTATGAGATAATTATGAGCACAGTGATCCATATATTCattacagactttaaaaaattgacaaagtactcacaaaataaatatggaaaagaaCTAGAATAACCAAAATAATTGTGAAAATGAAGGGCAAAGATAGAAGATttatactttctgatttcaaagttTACTTTAATGATGGAGTAAACAAGAAAGCATGGTACTGGCATATAGATACACATATAGATAATGGTtagaattgagagtccagaaatatacACTTCAAAGGGTACCATTGTGAAAATGAAGGGAACATGATACAGAAAAAATGCATTCACAAAGCTTGTATTTGATAAGGGATTTGCATCCAGAATATACATATGACTCTTACAATTAAAATAAGAGAAGGATgaagtttaaaaatgggcaaactCTTTCAGTAGACATTTCATCAAAGTGTATCGGTGGCTAGGAGGTATATAAAGATACATTCAGCATCACTTGccgttagagaaatgcaaattaaaaccacaatgtgatTACTGCTCATATGCACTAGGATTACTATAATGAAAGCAATAGATACTAAGAGGTGCTGGTAAGGAGGCAGAAAGGCTAAAACCTTCACATTTTGCTGATGGAAGTGTAATATTATGCAGTCACTTTTGAAAAGAGTTTCACAGTTTCTTCTAATGGTAAATATAAACTTAGCTAATGACATAGCAA includes:
- the LOC102175344 gene encoding olfactory receptor 10R2, translating into MHLLPFCFQVLAENLTMVTEFLLLGFSSLGDIQLVLFAVFLFLYLAILSGNVTIVSVIRLDKSLHTPMYFFLGILSTSETCYTFVILPKMLINLFSVARTISFNCCAIQMFFFLGFAITNCLLLGVMGYDRYAAICHPLHYPILMSWQVCGKLGALCGIGGFLASLTVVYLVFSLPFCSANKVNHYFCDISPVIRLACTNTDAHEFVIFICGVLVLVVPFLFICVSYIYILRTILKIPSAEGRRKAFSTCASHLTVVIIHYGCASYIYLRPTANYVSNKDRLVTVTYTIVTPLLNPMVYSLRNKDVQVAIRKVLGKKGSLKLYD